One Calonectris borealis chromosome 16, bCalBor7.hap1.2, whole genome shotgun sequence DNA window includes the following coding sequences:
- the ZFAND2A gene encoding AN1-type zinc finger protein 2A isoform X1: MELPGLGEHCSERTCKRLDFLPLTCDACGKVFCKDHIRYDDHKCSSAYKKSVQVPVCPLCNAPIPVQKGEIPDIVVGAHMDKNCKYNPAQQKQRIFTNKCLKPGCKRKEMMKVVCEQCGGNFCIKHRHPLDHDCKGSSHPTSKAGYAALMRASQPAFKSTGAIGAPSNGSLQHNRCR, from the exons ATGGAGCTCCCGGGGCTGGGCGAGCACTGCTCGGAGCGCACCTGCAAGCGGCTGG ACTTCCTTCCTCTGACATGCGATGCTTGTGGGAAAGTCTTCTGTAAAGATCACATCCGTTATGATGACCACAAGTGTAGCTCTGCCTACAAGAAA AGTGTGCAGGTTCCGGTGTGTCCGCTCTGTAATGCACCGATCCCTGTACAGAAGGGGGAAATACCAGATATCGTGGTTGGAGCCCACATGGATAAGAACTGCAAATACAATCcagcacagcaaaagcagagg ATCTTCACAAACAAGTGCTTAAAGCCAGGCTGCAAAAGGAAAGAGATGATGAAGGTAGTTTGTGAACAGTGTGGTGGCAACTTCTGCATAAAACATCGGCATCCTCTGGATCACGACTGTAAAGGGAGCAGCCATCCCACCTCCAAGGCAGG ATATGCAGCTCTGATGAGAGCCTCTCAACCTGCCTTCAAGTCAACGGGAGCAATTGGAGCTCCATCTAATGGGAGTCTTCAGCACAACAG ATGCAGATAG
- the ZFAND2A gene encoding AN1-type zinc finger protein 2A isoform X2 has protein sequence MELPGLGEHCSERTCKRLDFLPLTCDACGKVFCKDHIRYDDHKCSSAYKKSVQVPVCPLCNAPIPVQKGEIPDIVVGAHMDKNCKYNPAQQKQRIFTNKCLKPGCKRKEMMKVVCEQCGGNFCIKHRHPLDHDCKGSSHPTSKAGQMYLPCSVQ, from the exons ATGGAGCTCCCGGGGCTGGGCGAGCACTGCTCGGAGCGCACCTGCAAGCGGCTGG ACTTCCTTCCTCTGACATGCGATGCTTGTGGGAAAGTCTTCTGTAAAGATCACATCCGTTATGATGACCACAAGTGTAGCTCTGCCTACAAGAAA AGTGTGCAGGTTCCGGTGTGTCCGCTCTGTAATGCACCGATCCCTGTACAGAAGGGGGAAATACCAGATATCGTGGTTGGAGCCCACATGGATAAGAACTGCAAATACAATCcagcacagcaaaagcagagg ATCTTCACAAACAAGTGCTTAAAGCCAGGCTGCAAAAGGAAAGAGATGATGAAGGTAGTTTGTGAACAGTGTGGTGGCAACTTCTGCATAAAACATCGGCATCCTCTGGATCACGACTGTAAAGGGAGCAGCCATCCCACCTCCAAGGCAGG GCAGATGTACCTTCCTTGTTCTGTGCAATAG
- the ZFAND2A gene encoding AN1-type zinc finger protein 2A isoform X3: protein MELPGLGEHCSERTCKRLDFLPLTCDACGKVFCKDHIRYDDHKCSSAYKKSVQVPVCPLCNAPIPVQKGEIPDIVVGAHMDKNCKYNPAQQKQRIFTNKCLKPGCKRKEMMKVVCEQCGGNFCIKHRHPLDHDCKGSSHPTSKAG, encoded by the exons ATGGAGCTCCCGGGGCTGGGCGAGCACTGCTCGGAGCGCACCTGCAAGCGGCTGG ACTTCCTTCCTCTGACATGCGATGCTTGTGGGAAAGTCTTCTGTAAAGATCACATCCGTTATGATGACCACAAGTGTAGCTCTGCCTACAAGAAA AGTGTGCAGGTTCCGGTGTGTCCGCTCTGTAATGCACCGATCCCTGTACAGAAGGGGGAAATACCAGATATCGTGGTTGGAGCCCACATGGATAAGAACTGCAAATACAATCcagcacagcaaaagcagagg ATCTTCACAAACAAGTGCTTAAAGCCAGGCTGCAAAAGGAAAGAGATGATGAAGGTAGTTTGTGAACAGTGTGGTGGCAACTTCTGCATAAAACATCGGCATCCTCTGGATCACGACTGTAAAGGGAGCAGCCATCCCACCTCCAAGGCAGGGTAA